TAAAGCAATTACATTGCCCCTTAAATCTAGAATGGGTGAAACCGTCAAGCTTACATCAATTAGAGTTTTATCTTTTCTTTGTCTAACTGTTTCTAACCTAGTAATAACAGGGTCTTGTATATTGGTATTTTTAATATTTTTTATAAATTCTAAAGTTTCATTCATTAAAAAATCAGGTATGCAAGGTAATTTTTTTCCCAAGATTTCTTTTTCTGACCATCCAAATATCTTTTCATAAGCTTTATTGGCTTGTATCATATGTCCATCTAAATCAAATATAGTGATAGCATCTACGTTATGATTAATAAATGATTCCAGCCGATCTTTCGTCACCTTTAGTTCATCTTCCGCATTTTTTCTTTTCGTTATATCAACAGTAGAACCAACTACCTCAATAACTGTTCCTTCTCGTTTAACAGGCCTAAGAGAGAAAAGTATAATAGTCTCATCATTGGGCCATGGCAGTTCGAAACTGACTTCTTCACCATCCCATGCCTGTTGATAATATTTTAGTAGTCGAGGAAGTAAATGAAATGAAATAATGGAAGAATCTATGGTAAGTAAACTTCTTCCTACCACTTGTTCTGAGTGAAACCCATGTTGATAAAATAACTGCCCATCACACATAGTATGAATAAAATTTCCATTTACTTTTTTAAATTTAAAAATACCTCCTTGCAATTCATGTACGGTATCCCTTAATTCTTGCTTGGATTCTAGTAATGTTTCATTCGCTTTAGTTAAATTTTGTGTTAAACAATATAATTTTTGATAGGACTCCATAAGAAAAATACAGATCAATAGTCCAGAAGATATAAATAATGTACCTTGAATGTCAAAAAGTATAAGAGGTATAGAAGGAAAAAAGAATCCGAATACCAAATGGATCATAGCTATATAAACAGCTAGATAGAGAAAGACTCTCTTAAAGGGATGAAGCTCCTTGAGATAAGTTTCAAAAATAGTATATATAGTAGCTATTCCTAAAGAAACAATCAAAGATGGTCCCCAATTACCACCAAGATAGAAAATGCGCATAATTATAATAAATGTTATTGTAATCCAACCGGCCGTACGACCAAAATAAATGTACGAAATTATAAGAGGAGCCATTCGGAGATCATAAAACAATCCCATGTGCTTAAAATTAAAGACCATCAGAATAGCAGCTATGATACCGGCAACTACTCCTCCGTATAGCCGGTTTAATTTAGAATTAATATTCAAAATCAACACCCGAATGAATATAGCTGAGCTAACTAGGAAAGCAAAAATAGATAGATTAATGAAGAATCCTTTGAAAATCATGTAATATTCCTCCTCCCATTGAATATATTCGACAAAAAGTAAGGAAATCCTACAAATAAAACGGGTTTTAGATTTAATATTTCGAACAATAAGAGTATTAATAGGGGAACTGATAGAAGTAATCGATGGGTCTAGATATATGTATACTGTAGTTGAAAAAAGGTGAAGTCTATTCATTAATAGATAGCGTATATATAAATAATTTGATTGTGGTGCAAAAACTTCAAAAGCTAATTTTATATGATGCATTATATTCATTCACGAAGTAATACCCTATATAATCATCACAATTTTTCTATTTCTAAAAATTTAAGCCATTGTTTAAAAATTTTTGTTTACTTTTTCTAAATAAGGGAGTATGATAATCGACAGTTTCGAATTTCTAAATCGCTGAAACCTGATGGTACGGGGGAACCGTTTTTATGGATTGATACATAATCCAAGGGGTGAATCCTTGCAAAAGAGGTAGGGCTACTCACAGGCCCGAATCCGACAGCTAACCTCGTAAGCGTTATATGAGAAGGAAGGTGGAGCTTGTGCGACAAAAAAATTAATGTCTACAAGTCTATTTGTTATGGCTTGTAGACATTTTTTGTTTTCTGAAAAATAGCGTATTAATTTGACTAAAAGAGAAATGTACGTACAAAGTTATTGGAGAGTGGACAGCAGTGGTTTCAACTATAAAGAGGTTTTTAATTGGAAGACCCTTAAAATCAACCGAATTAGGAGAGCAAAAGCTTAATAAAACGAAAGCGTTAGCGATTCTATCTTCTGACGCATTATCATCGGTTGCCTATGGTCCGGAGCAAATATTGATTGCTCTATCTACGGTGGGGGCGTTAGCATTTTGGTATTCTATTCCAATCGCAATAGGAGTCTTAGTTTTGCTAACAGCTCTAATTTTGTCTTATAGACAAATTATTTTTGCCTATCCTCATGGCGGGGGAGCATATGTAGTATCAAAAGAAAATTTAGGTGTTAATCCAGGATTAATAGCTGGAGGTTCCTTATTAGTAGACTACATTTTAACGGTGGCAGTAAGTGTATCTGCAGGTACAGATGCTATTACATCTGCTTTTCCTAGCTTACATGCTCATAATGTAATTATTGCTATTATCTTTGTATTATTTATTACAATTTTGAACTTAAGAGGAGTAACGGAATCAGCTTCTATTTTAGCTTATCCCGTTTATTTATTTGTTTTAGCGTTATTTATATTAATCGGTGTAGGTATATACAACATTGTAACAGGTGAAGTCTCACCTAATTTGCATACACCAATTGGTACACCAGTAGCAGGGGTTAGTTTGTTTTTACTTTTAAAAGCATTTGCATCAGGTAGTTCTGCTTTGACAGGTGTTGAAGCCATTTCCAATGCGATTCCAAACTTTAAAGATCCGGCTCCTAAAAATGCTGCTAAAACGTTACTTGCGATGGGCTCCTTACTTGCAGTGTTATTTTCAGGAATCGTATATTTAGCTTACTATTATGGTATTACTCCAAGTGGAGAGGTAACAGTTGTTTCACAAATTGCCGAAGAAACATTTGGACGGAACTTCATGTATTTCTTTATTCAAGGAACAACAGCGTTGATATTAATACTTGCTGCTAATACTGGTTATTCTGCTTTTCCTTTATTAGCAGTTAATCTTGCAAAAGATAAGTTTATACCTAGAATGTTTACAGTTAGAGGAGACCGATTAGGGTATTCAAATGGAATTATCATACTTGGAATTGCTTCAATTCTTTTAATTATTGCTTTCCAAGGGCAAACAGAACATCTCATTCCACTTTATGCAGTAGGCGTGTTTATTCCATTTACGTTGTCCCAGTCTGGAATGGTGGTAAAATGGATTCGTGAAAAGCCTCAAGGATGGATTTTAAAATTAACGATTAATTTAACGGGTGCTATTATTAGTTTTATAGTTATGAGTATGTTCTTTTTAACTAAGTTTTCACAAGTTTGGACAGTCTTAATTTTCTTACCTGTCATTATTATTGTTTTTCATCGAATTAGAAAGCATTATGAAGCGGTAGGTGATCAATTAAGTCTTAAAACTTGTGAACCAATTGTGCCGATTGAAGGGAATGTCATAATTGTTCCTGTTGCTGGGATGACTCATGTAGTAGAGAATTCATTAAATTATGCTAAATCCCTTTCACCAGATCAGGTCATAGCTGTTTACGTTTCTTTTGAAAGAGAAGATGAGAAGAAGTTTGAAGAAAAATGGAAGAAATGGCAGCCTGAGGTTAGACTGGTGACACTACACTCTCATTACAGAAGTATTATTCAGCCGCTAACCAAATTTATTGATACAGTTCAATATAAAGCGAGCGAATCAAATTATCGGGTTACTGTAGTAATACCGCAATTTATTCCTAAGAAAGGCTGGCACAATATTCTTCATAACCAGTCTAGCTTATTGATTCGTGCATTCTTGCTCTATAAGAGAAATGTAGTTATTACGACTGTACCGTATCATTTGAAAAAATAAAGATTATAGAACAAGCAATTTCTAAGGTAGCTTTACTTATGTAGAGCTACCTTTTTATACAAATAGGTTTTATATCTTATCTTTGTGTATCCAATCCTTATGTTAAATTTGGTATTTCGAAACTTTTTACCACTCCAAAAGTTATTCTTTCTAACCTTGTTAAAATTCCTATCCATTTACTTTCACCAATTCTTTGAACGACCCTGGTTTTTAAAATGATTATCTACATTTTATGAATATATTTACTACTATTAAGGCAATAAAGATATATAGTTTTTGATTTTTTCTTTAAGAATATTATTACAAAAGTGCATGTTCCACATCCACATTCGTCATTAAGTAGAAGGGGGGGAGTTTATATCTGTTTCTCCATACCAATCTATCTTTTTAAGAAGTTGTTAAAATAGAGTGAATGATAAGACGGAAAAGGATCTGATTTACAGAAGAGCAAGGAGAGGATATATTCGTGCACAAATAATTTTAAGGGTACGCTAGGAAATTTCTAATTTATCAAGAAAAATTAAATTTAGAATGAATGATATAAAGAAGCTTCTTGGGGGGAGGAATGTTAAATTTCAATACATATTTTATAGTAGGAAGTAGATTTTAGTGGGAATTGAACAATACGGTGGTCACTATACTTTCAATTAGGAAGGGAAAAACATGAAATTTTTGTCTCGTTTTGTCCGGCATTTCCGCCGCTTGCAGTGGAAACTGACTTTATTTTATGTATTAACAACCATTGGTGTTCTATTAACCCTTGAAGTGGTAGGCTTTCTTATTTCACTTAGTCTAGTGAAATATAATGCGGACCAAATGTTTGAACAACAGATAAGCATACAGGCCCAAAATATATCTTCTAACTTTAATGGACCATTGATTAATCAAAATCAACTGAAGAAGGCATTAGAAGATTGGCCCATAGAAGTAGGGACTGAATTCGATGGATTTTCTGTGGTGACTGATCCAAATGGGAAATTACTTGCAAGTGCTGGAGAGAATGTGCCTCAGTTTATTGATTTTAAAACAGAGTTCCCTGCGAAAGTTTATCGAAATATATATACAGCTCTGTCACTGAAACCATCCGAAGCACGTAAGTTAAAAACATATAGCTATCATAAAGGTGGGGTTTTATATATTGTTGCTCCGTTATCTAATGAGAAAGATGTTCTTGGGGTATTAGTAGTTAAAGCAGAAAACATACATTTTTCTTTGTTCGATTTTTGGAAGGCTACTTTTCAGTTTTTTGGATTTAGTATTTTGGCTTTCTTTATTGGTGCAGCAATTGTTGGTATTACTTTTGGAATTATCACCTCTCGAAGTCTCGTTCGTCGTATTCAAAAGATATTAAACTCTACAGATCAATGGAGTCAAGGAGATTTCACAACATTTGTACATGATCCTTCAAAGGATGAATTAGGGCAGTTGGCATATAAGTTGAATCAAATGGCAAAACAATTACGTACCTTACTTAGAGTGCGGCAAGATTTAGCGACACTTGAGGAACGCAATCGATTAGCTCGTGAGCTACATGATAGTATTAAGCAGCAACTGTTTGCTACATCTATCTGGCTGAATACTAGTAAATCCCTTATTGGAAAAGATGATGATATCGCTAAAGACCATTTACTAAAGGCAGAAAACTTGTTACATCAAACGCAGCGGGAGTTAAGTGCATTAATACGGGAATTACGTCCTGTCGCACTTGAGGGAAAGAATTTGGCACATGCATTAAAAGATTATGCGGGGATGTGGCAAGAACAAACGGGTATCATGGTTAATTTGGAGACAAGTGGACAGCAACAAGTATCCCCCATTATTGAAGAAACATTTTTTCGCATCACACAGGAGGCACTGAATAATGTTGCACGCCACAGTCAAGCAAATATGGTAATGATTCATCTAGAGTGCGAAGAAGTAGTAACTCTTTCTATTCATGATAATGGTTGTGGGTTTGATATGCAAAGGGGAGCTCGACAAGGAGTAGGTTTGTCCTCTATGCGTGAACGGATTCATGCGTTAAAAGGGAATATCGATATCCAAAGCGGGATAGAGAAAGGTGTGAAAATTACCGTTCAATGTAAACAAGCAGACATTTGGGAAGATAACAATCCGAATGCCAATGGTTATTTAGAAGAGGTGACAGAAAATGGAGAAGGAAGATCCGATTTCGATTTTAATTGTTGATGATCATGCAATTGTAAGACAAGGATTGAATACTCTGTTCACAATTCAACCTGACTTTCACGTGGTTGGAGAAGCAGAGAATGGTGAGAATGCTACGGACCTAGCTGCTGAGCTTGTGCCAGATATCGTACTCATGGATTTAGTGATGCCGGGTATCAATGGTGTAGAGGCGATACGAATGATTAAACAAGTTAGTCCTCGTTCTCAAGTGATTGTGTTGACTTCTTATCATGAGGACGAGTACATTTTTCCAGCGTTACGTGCAGGGGCGATATCATATGTGCTTAAAGACATTGAGCCTAATCAATTGGTTGAAACGGTAAGGAGAGGCGTACAAGGCGAATCCATTATGCATCCACGGGTGGCTGCACGGGTTGTTAATGAGATTCGTGCTACGAAACAGGCATCTCCCGATCCATTTTCCGAGCTAAGTGAACGAGAATTGGAAGTATTACGATTGATTGCTAGGGGACTCACGAATGCTGAAATTGCTGAAAGTCTTTTCATTAGTGGAAAGACAGTGAAAGGCCATGTTAGTAACATTTTAAGTAAGCTTCATATGCTTGATCGTACGAAAGCTGCTGTTTTTGCATGGGAACAAGGGTTTATGCGTCCGAATCAGGAAAGCGATTATTGATTTATATTTAGAAAGTTCTCAACCCAATTCCTTTACATGGAATTGGGTTTTTGTTTTCTAGCGACATTTACAAGAAGTGGGCCTAAAGCCTTAATCATGTAAACTCCTGTTTATAAACGGATCTTTAGACCTGTTTATAAACAGGTCCGTGGATTCGTTTCAAATTGTTTCTCCTATTATAGTATGAACTTACTCATCACTATCCACTAAGGAGTTGGAGACTATGGTTTTTAAATTAAATTATATACGACAGTCGACTGAGAATAACTCAGAATACACATTGAAAGATAGGAAGAGGAATCAAAATAAACTGCTGTCAGATTGGCATAGATGGGTTGCTTATATAGCTGCAATCTGGTCTTTCTTGTATGGGATTTTGGGGCTTTATTGGGCTTTAGGAGGCGCAGGATTTCCTTTTGGTGAAAATGATTCAAGAGGGGTTATGATGGGATCATTTTTAGCAAACATACAATCAGATGTGGGAGGAGTGACAATCGTTTGCATTGGAGGGATTGGAGCAATCGCTGCATTGGCTACAATCCGAATGTGGGGGGGGAATGATTCCACGTGCAGTCCTGCTCATTTTCGCATGGATAATGTGTATGACTCTAGTGTTGGTGATTCCTGATGTCCGGGTATTACAGAATTTCGCTTATTCATTCATGCTACACTTTCAACTCATTGATTGGTCTGTAATAAATCAACTTCTATGTATGGTAGGAGGATTTTTGTGGGGAGCCACAGCCTTGGCTTATCAGCGGCGGAGCCGGGAAGCATGTGAGAATTGCGGGCGCCAAAAGGAGACTCAGGATAACTCAATTGCCGGAAACAGTTTGGGGAAATATGCAACCTACATTGCTATCGTTATGGCACTTCCTTATGGCATTGTCCGCTTAGCGTGGGCTGCAGAGATTCCATTGGGAGTGAGTGATGCAGCAGCAACATTAATTAGCAATCAATCATTTACGGAACGTTTGATAGAGGTCGTACTTGGGGGATTACCAATATGCGGTGCTATTCTTACATTGGGACTTATCCAAAAATGGGGAGAAAATTTTCCTCGTTGGTGCCTTTATTTGGCTGGAAGACGTGTTCCTATTTGGTTCGCGGTGATACCAGCGACATGTGCATCTGTTCTTATCACTCTTGCGGGATTAAAAATAAGTCCGATTATCATTTTGAAAATATTGGATGGTTCCATCAATGCTGGAAATTGGGGCCTTCACTATTTTGGCTTCCATGGGGAATAGCATTAGGAGTGGCAACTCTTGCTTATTATCAAAGAAGGAAAGGCCAGTGTGGATTTTGCGGAAAGTTTTAGCATTTGAACTTTCTAATAGAAGGGATGGTTTTCGAGATGTTAAAGATAAAGAAAACAAGTGAAACCGGAATTCATATTGTTGAGCGGTTATCGCTATGGCCAAAATGGATTGGGTATGTTGCAGGTGCGTGGTCGTTTATGTATTTCATATTAGGTTTGTATTGGGCGTTGGGAGGAAAAGGTTTTCCACTTGGGATAGGGGATCCACATTCTGAATACTCAATGCTAGCTGGTTTGAGGCCTGAGATCGGTGCACCTATGATGGTTGGATTTGGATTAATGGGAGTCATTGTAGCTGTCCTGATGATTCTTGGCTGGGGCAAGGGACTTTTCCGAATGATGTTGCTCACGTTTGTGTATATGTTAGTAGCAATTCTATTATTTGCAGTTATCGATTACCGTATTTTGGCGACTGCGGCGTATGGAATTGTCTTTCTGGTTGGAGCGCCATTTGATTTTCCATCTGAAGCTAATTTTTTTGAACACATGATGTATGGGACGGTTGTAAATCAATATATTAGTATGCTCGGATCCTTTCTATGGATTGCTACTGCTTTAGCCTACCAACGCCAAATACGAAATGCTTGTCCGTATTGTGGCCGAAATAGTAATCCTTCTAAATGGACATCACAATCCTCAGCAGCATCTTGGGGGAAATGGTGCACTTACATTGCTATTATAATTCCCATCTGTTATTCCATAACAAGATGGTGTTGGGCGATAGGCATTCCACTAGGAACGACTAAAGAATTACTTGATTCTTTTGAACGTGATTCACCTGGAATTTGGTTAATGGGTGCGTCTTTGGCAACCGTAGCGCTTGGAGGGGCAATTCTTACGCTAGGGCTTATTCAGCGATGGGGAGAAATTTTTCCGCGTTGGTTTCTATTTGTTGCTGGTAAGCGTGTACCTCTTTCATTAGCGATTATCCCGGCTTCACTGGTTTCCATTATGGTTACTTCAGCTGGTTTGATGTACATCCGAGGTTTTATTAATAAAGGGGGCCTAGATCACAGGGGATGGGCATTGGAAGGTCCAGAGTTATTATGGCCAATTTGGGGAGTGGCTCTGTTTGGCGCTACGATAGCTTACTATTATCGGAGGCGTAATAAATGTAGACACTGTGGTAGTTTGTAGTATACTTTGCTAATCAAAAAATAGAAATAGAATAGGATTTCTCAGTAAACTTGACCATTTAATTGGGGCTAGTGAGCGCTCGCTTTTAGATAATGAATATAGGATATAGATGGGACTTACTACCTATGAATAAAAGAGCAGAAAGGGAATGTTTCTATCAGGAGGATGATTAATTCATTTTCTTTTTTATAAAAAGAGAAAATGAATTGTTTTCTGTAAGGGGGAAAAAGTTTTAAAGTAAGGAAATCTGCTTTGTGAAAAGAGTGTATGCATAATTGCATACACTCATAATAATTATATTGAAATAATAATTGCTATGGCAATTCTTTTAGAGATAAAGGTGCTTTTCAATGGAAAATACTCTTATTAATATTTTATAAAGTTAATGTTACTTTATATTGAAATAAAGACAAAAAGCCTATGGAATAGCGGAAGAAAAAATACACCTTTACGATAAAAAATAGCTGTGTTTAAATGAGGCTACAGTATAAAACTTGAATTTAAACACAGTTATTTGTTTCATAGCCTTATTAATGAATTGTGAAAAATGAATAATATTTTTGTGTAACATATGCAATCTTCTTTCTTAGTTTTATAGGGAATTGGAAGAAGATTCATGGTAGGAAATTCATTCAGTAAATAAAAGGTATGATGAATAGCTTATATGATTTAGTTTAAGTCCAAGTGGTGCTATATTTTAAACCTAATGAATCGAAAGAGGTGGATATAGTAAAATATGATTTTATTTTCTTATTAAGATAGTAGTTCTAATTTGAATCAAAAAAGTAAGGGATGAAATCGCTAATAAGGAAATATAAAAACTAATAGAGTTCATATATATTCGAAAAAGATTGAATATGTATGGAAACGTTTCCTATATTTGTCTATTACAAAGAAATAAACAGTATTAAATCTATATAAAAA
This sequence is a window from Bacillus pseudomycoides DSM 12442. Protein-coding genes within it:
- a CDS encoding PAS domain S-box protein, encoding MIFKGFFINLSIFAFLVSSAIFIRVLILNINSKLNRLYGGVVAGIIAAILMVFNFKHMGLFYDLRMAPLIISYIYFGRTAGWITITFIIIMRIFYLGGNWGPSLIVSLGIATIYTIFETYLKELHPFKRVFLYLAVYIAMIHLVFGFFFPSIPLILFDIQGTLFISSGLLICIFLMESYQKLYCLTQNLTKANETLLESKQELRDTVHELQGGIFKFKKVNGNFIHTMCDGQLFYQHGFHSEQVVGRSLLTIDSSIISFHLLPRLLKYYQQAWDGEEVSFELPWPNDETIILFSLRPVKREGTVIEVVGSTVDITKRKNAEDELKVTKDRLESFINHNVDAITIFDLDGHMIQANKAYEKIFGWSEKEILGKKLPCIPDFLMNETLEFIKNIKNTNIQDPVITRLETVRQRKDKTLIDVSLTVSPILDLRGNVIALSGICRDISERKQAERELHRLHQQLKDSEMKYRALIEQATDAVYVVELNEDQFPTGFIEVNPVGCKRFGYSREKLLSMPFPSTVPPDSPMVKRVIKKIREGQTSFTLQDEFVFPTGKTITTEFGVRVFNLNGKNVFLSISRDITERLKTEELLRKSEKLAVVGQLATAIAHEINNPLTAMKGFMHLLKSSENKKNEHYIDIVLSEIERIESITNEFMALAKPQALEIKTNDLNVLMKQVVMILQPQAMMNNIQITTEFTSDTSFILCEGNQLKQVFINILKNAIEATAMGGEVLIQIEYIPDKNQVNIRFTDYGCGIEKDRIPYLGEPFYSIKEDGVGLGLMICYKMIEKHQGKILIESEVGKGTTINVNLPISTLEN
- a CDS encoding APC family permease, producing MVSTIKRFLIGRPLKSTELGEQKLNKTKALAILSSDALSSVAYGPEQILIALSTVGALAFWYSIPIAIGVLVLLTALILSYRQIIFAYPHGGGAYVVSKENLGVNPGLIAGGSLLVDYILTVAVSVSAGTDAITSAFPSLHAHNVIIAIIFVLFITILNLRGVTESASILAYPVYLFVLALFILIGVGIYNIVTGEVSPNLHTPIGTPVAGVSLFLLLKAFASGSSALTGVEAISNAIPNFKDPAPKNAAKTLLAMGSLLAVLFSGIVYLAYYYGITPSGEVTVVSQIAEETFGRNFMYFFIQGTTALILILAANTGYSAFPLLAVNLAKDKFIPRMFTVRGDRLGYSNGIIILGIASILLIIAFQGQTEHLIPLYAVGVFIPFTLSQSGMVVKWIREKPQGWILKLTINLTGAIISFIVMSMFFLTKFSQVWTVLIFLPVIIIVFHRIRKHYEAVGDQLSLKTCEPIVPIEGNVIIVPVAGMTHVVENSLNYAKSLSPDQVIAVYVSFEREDEKKFEEKWKKWQPEVRLVTLHSHYRSIIQPLTKFIDTVQYKASESNYRVTVVIPQFIPKKGWHNILHNQSSLLIRAFLLYKRNVVITTVPYHLKK
- a CDS encoding sensor histidine kinase codes for the protein MKFLSRFVRHFRRLQWKLTLFYVLTTIGVLLTLEVVGFLISLSLVKYNADQMFEQQISIQAQNISSNFNGPLINQNQLKKALEDWPIEVGTEFDGFSVVTDPNGKLLASAGENVPQFIDFKTEFPAKVYRNIYTALSLKPSEARKLKTYSYHKGGVLYIVAPLSNEKDVLGVLVVKAENIHFSLFDFWKATFQFFGFSILAFFIGAAIVGITFGIITSRSLVRRIQKILNSTDQWSQGDFTTFVHDPSKDELGQLAYKLNQMAKQLRTLLRVRQDLATLEERNRLARELHDSIKQQLFATSIWLNTSKSLIGKDDDIAKDHLLKAENLLHQTQRELSALIRELRPVALEGKNLAHALKDYAGMWQEQTGIMVNLETSGQQQVSPIIEETFFRITQEALNNVARHSQANMVMIHLECEEVVTLSIHDNGCGFDMQRGARQGVGLSSMRERIHALKGNIDIQSGIEKGVKITVQCKQADIWEDNNPNANGYLEEVTENGEGRSDFDFNC
- a CDS encoding response regulator, with the translated sequence MEKEDPISILIVDDHAIVRQGLNTLFTIQPDFHVVGEAENGENATDLAAELVPDIVLMDLVMPGINGVEAIRMIKQVSPRSQVIVLTSYHEDEYIFPALRAGAISYVLKDIEPNQLVETVRRGVQGESIMHPRVAARVVNEIRATKQASPDPFSELSERELEVLRLIARGLTNAEIAESLFISGKTVKGHVSNILSKLHMLDRTKAAVFAWEQGFMRPNQESDY